TTACACCAAAGACAAAAGCACTTCTGTTGCTGCATTATGGAGGCATACCCTGTGAAATGGATGAGATCATGGAGCTCTGTAAGAAGCATCATATAAAAGTCATCGAGGATGCCAATGCCGGCGTATGCTCTTTCTATAAGGGAAAAGCCGTTGGTACCATCGGCGACATGGGTATGTGGTCGTTTGACGCTATGAAGATTCTGGTTTGCGGAGATGGCGCTATGCTGCATTTCAATACACCTGAACTTCGCAATAAGGCAGACCGCTGGCTTTACTTTGGTCTGGAAGCCAAGAGCGGCTATGCAAACACTGTGGCTCAGAAATGGTGGGAGTTTGATATATCCTGTTTTGGTCATCGTGCCATTATGAATAATATAACTGCAGCTATAGCATTGGAACAGCTTAAGAAACTGCCAGCATATATAAAAAGGCGTGCCGAGATACATCAGTACTACAATGAGCATCTTAAGCAATTTTCATGGATAGAATTACCGCCAACGTTGCCTGAATATGCAGAGACCTCTTATTACTTCTATCACATTCAGATAAAAAATGGCAAGCGCGACCAGTTTGCGAGATTCTTACGCGAGAATGGAATTTATACAACATACAGGTATTTTCCTCTTCATCGCGTACCCGGTTATGGCGTGACCGGCAGCTTTCCAAATGCAGACTACGCCGCCGACCATACATTGAACATACCGATTCATCAGTCCATTACCGATAACGACTTGGAACTCATTATTGAAAAGATTTGTGAGTTTGACCGTTTGTATTGTAGGTAGGACAACATTCTAAGCTGTCATCATTTCTTATAAAAAAACAACCGTAATGAGATTTTGAATTTATGAAACTATACGCAAGTGAAGACGAGGCCTATCAGATTCGCACAGGCCGTGAGATTGTAGATGCTTATCCAGAAATCTACAATCCGTGGATTATCCAAAACATCAAGCAGAAGTTGGAAGCACGTGCCAAAACCAGACCCGACATAGCAGGCGGCAGAAGCATAGAGGACATCTTTGCCATTGCTACTTATGACTACTGGCAATATGGTATCGATACACCCGAAGAGTTCTCACACGAGCAGTTAGGAGCCTCCCACGACAAGAAGTGCCAGTATATCACCTGCAGAAACCGCTTCAAATACATCGATTATCTGAACAAGAAAGAGGACATGCACCTGCTCCGCAACAAGTGGCATGCCTACCTGTTGCTTAAGGACGCCTACCGACGCGAGGTGCTGCTGCTCGAAAGCGAGCAGGACTTTCCTGCCTTCGAGGCATTCTGCCAGCGTCACCCCACATTCGTCGTCAAGCCTGTCGGTCTCGGTCTGTCGTTGGGAGTCCGCAAAGTGGAGGTCGGAGATACAGACCCCCACACGCTCTTCGACCAGTTGTTTATAGAAATAGAGACCGAAAACGGCCATTGGAATAGTGGCACCGAAAAGGGTGTGCTGGTGGAGGAACTGATTGAGCAAGGCGAGGAAATGGCTATGCTTCATCCTGCCAGTGTCAACAGTGTGCGGATGCTCACCATCAATCTGGGAGATGGCGACATCCGTCTATGGTATCCTTACGTCCGTATCGGTGTGGGTGGGCATTTTATCAGTTCAGCAGCAACCGGTAGCATTGTTGCAGGCATCAATGCGGGTACAGGCGTGGTGGAGACTACTGGTTTTGACAAGTTAGGTAAGATTACGGATGTGCATCCAGACACCCATTTCACAATTAAGGGTATCAAGATTCCCCGATGGGGGCAGCTCTGCCAGAAAGCCATAGAGATGTCTAAGCGTCTG
This is a stretch of genomic DNA from Fibrobacter sp. UWB13. It encodes these proteins:
- a CDS encoding sugar-transfer associated ATP-grasp domain-containing protein, which produces MKLYASEDEAYQIRTGREIVDAYPEIYNPWIIQNIKQKLEARAKTRPDIAGGRSIEDIFAIATYDYWQYGIDTPEEFSHEQLGASHDKKCQYITCRNRFKYIDYLNKKEDMHLLRNKWHAYLLLKDAYRREVLLLESEQDFPAFEAFCQRHPTFVVKPVGLGLSLGVRKVEVGDTDPHTLFDQLFIEIETENGHWNSGTEKGVLVEELIEQGEEMAMLHPASVNSVRMLTINLGDGDIRLWYPYVRIGVGGHFISSAATGSIVAGINAGTGVVETTGFDKLGKITDVHPDTHFTIKGIKIPRWGQLCQKAIEMSKRLPTLRYIGWDFVYDKDGEWIVMEGNENAGISSSQLIHHRGMREEFEQLIGYHPTKEYWWQGKYPSRFENIK
- a CDS encoding DegT/DnrJ/EryC1/StrS aminotransferase family protein; this translates as MINVFQPSLGKEELDALEKVFESNWIGRGKKVVEFEEKYAEHIKSSKDLVLTTTCCSEGLFSSMHLLDIQPGDEVILPTISFIGAGNAICAHGAKMVLCDVDPHTLNARAEDIEKVITPKTKALLLLHYGGIPCEMDEIMELCKKHHIKVIEDANAGVCSFYKGKAVGTIGDMGMWSFDAMKILVCGDGAMLHFNTPELRNKADRWLYFGLEAKSGYANTVAQKWWEFDISCFGHRAIMNNITAAIALEQLKKLPAYIKRRAEIHQYYNEHLKQFSWIELPPTLPEYAETSYYFYHIQIKNGKRDQFARFLRENGIYTTYRYFPLHRVPGYGVTGSFPNADYAADHTLNIPIHQSITDNDLELIIEKICEFDRLYCR